The following proteins are encoded in a genomic region of Cryptomeria japonica chromosome 11, Sugi_1.0, whole genome shotgun sequence:
- the LOC131860383 gene encoding uncharacterized protein LOC131860383: MVQYANQVEKRVDSFISYNDLELPSFQTQVNLYVAPLGSYDVILGINWLTKQKSIVNYEDKFVSCKDDFGNSIEILRSQRPFELRHISTMQLNKSQRKGCSIFVAIVSDLDNAKKSPKDYPVLREFWDVFPRDLTKLSSKREFVFSIELIPGIEPQSRAPYRMTTTELYELKAQLQEFLRKGFIRPSVSLWGAPVIFVTKKDGYHQLRIKDKDIPKTTFQTPDGHYEFTEKVHYLGHVISVEVISIDPPKVKAIIDWPTPQSVIEVRSFMGLAGYYKKHVEGFSRIATPIASLQKKGKKSEWTEKHEESFQLLKHKLTIAPVLTIPDPNRHFTVIIDTSGEGIGALLMQKGKVVAFESRKIKQY, from the exons ATGGTTCAATATGCAAATCAAGTAGAGAAGAGGGTAGATTCATTTATATCTTACAATGATTTAGAGcttcctagtttccaaactcaGGTTAATCTATATGTGGCACCTCTAGGATCGTATGATGTAATATTAGGTATCAATTGGTTAACTAAGCAAAAATCTATAGTAAACTATGAGGATAAGTTTGTTAGTTGTAAAGATGATTTTGGAAATTCGATTGAGATTCTTaggtctcaaaggccttttgaatTGAGACACATCTCAACTATGCAACTCAATAAATCCCAAAGGAagggatgctccatctttgttgccATTGTAAGTGACTTGGATAATGCCAAGAAGAGCCCTAAGGATTATCCAGTTCTTAGAGAGTTTTGGGATGTTTTCCCAAGAGACCTTACTAAGTTATCATCAAAAAGGGAATTTGTTTTCTCTATAGAACTCATACCTGGAATTGAGCCACAATCCAGggctccatatagaatgactaCCACAGaattgtatgagcttaaggctcaattacAGGAGTTTCTTAGGAAAGGTTTCATAAGACCTAGTGTGTCCTTGTGGGGTGCACCAGTAATCTTTGTGACAAAGAAAGATG GTTACCACCAGTTGAGGATTAAGGACAAGGATATTCCTAAGACAACATTTCAAACTCCagatggacactatgagttcacg GAAAAGGTGCACtacttaggtcatgttatatctgtTGAAGTAATTTCAATTGATCCTCCAAAGGTAAAGGCAATTAtagattggccaacacctcagAGTGTCATAGAGGTCAGAAGTTTTATGGGTCTTGCAGGATACTACAAGAAGCATGTGGAAGGTTTTTCTAGAATAGCAACACCTATTGCTTCTCTtcagaagaagggaaagaaatCTGAGTGGACTGAGAAGCATGAAGAGTCATTTCAACTCTTGAAGCATAAATTGACAATAGCACCAGTCTTGACTATACCAGATCCTAATAGACACTTCACAGTGATTATAGATACCTCAGGTGAAGGTATAGGAGCATTGTTAATGCAGAAAGGAAAGGTGgttgcttttgagtctaggaaaataAAGCAATATTAA